One segment of Brassica napus cultivar Da-Ae chromosome C3, Da-Ae, whole genome shotgun sequence DNA contains the following:
- the LOC106417438 gene encoding phytochrome-associated serine/threonine-protein phosphatase 3, with amino-acid sequence MDLDQWISKVKDGQHLSEDELHLLCEYVKEILIEESNVQPVNSPVTVCGDIHGQFHDLMKLFQTGGHVPDTNYIFMGDFVDRGYNSLEVFTILLLLKARYPAHITLLRGNHESRQLTQVYGFYDECQRKYGNANAWRYCTDVFDYLTLSAIVDGTVLCVHGGLSPDVRTIDQIRLIDRNCEIPHEGPFCDLMWSDPEDIETWAVSPRGAGWLFGSRVTTEFNHINNLELVCRAHQLVQEGLKYMFQDKGLVTVWSAPNYCYRCGNVASMLSFNDNMERDVKFFTETEENNQMRGPRTGVPYFL; translated from the exons ATGGATTTAGATCAGTGGATATCCAAGGTCAAAGACGGCCAACATCTCTCCGAAGACGAGCTTCACCTCCTCTGCGAATAC GTGAAAGAGATTCTGATTGAGGAATCAAATGTACAACCTGTCAACAGTCCTGTCACCGTCTGTGGTGATATCCATGGCCAGTTTCACGACCTTATGAAGCTTTTCCAGACCGGTGGTCATGTTCCCGACACTAACTACATTTTTATG GGAGATTTCGTTGATAGAGGTTACAACAGTCTTGAAGTTTTCACTATTCTTTTGCTTCTTAAAGCAAG ATATCCAGCCCATATCACACTTTTGCGTGGCAATCATGAAAGCAGACAGCTTACTCAG GTCTATGGTTTCTATGACGAATGCCAAAGGAAGTACGGTAATGCTAATGCTTGGAGATATTGCACGGATGTGTTTGACTATCTTACTCTTTCCGCTATTGTAGATGGCACT GTTCTATGTGTTCATGGTGGCCTTTCACCTGATGTACGGACGATTGACCAG ataagattgattgacCGGAATTGCGAAATCCCGCATGAAGGACCATTCTGTGATCTTATGTGGAGCGATCCTGAAGATATTGAAACATGGGCTGTTAGTCCACGTGGCGCTGGTTGGCTTTTCGGGTCCAGGGTTACCACTGAG TTTAACCATATAAACAATCTTGAACTAGTATGTCGCGCACATCAGCTTGTACAAGAAGGTCTCAAGTACATGTTCCAAGACAAAGGCCTTGTAACT GTGTGGTCTGCACCTAACTACTGCTACCGCTGTGGGAATGTGGCTTCTATGTTGAGTTTCAACGACAACATG GAAAGGGACGTGAAGTTCTTCACGGAGACAGAAGAGAACAATCAAATGAGAGGGCCAAGAACAGGTGTTCCTTACTTCCTGTGA
- the LOC106416642 gene encoding putative E3 ubiquitin-protein ligase XBAT34, translating to MGQQQLKAEMLFQKVNHNDVESIKSLCHEGAGLEWADKEGRTPLILACAEAELYDVAETLKVARAKGYSDTVRAIESLICLFSGWMRELYGPSFLELCSPYQLLSRKVWVVIVPTDSRNPLKLELFVYASLQDAQPMMEIPLWKANLEELGSDQSDASVMIVCNLSKLKKQRKRGYISHARRWAQVDRQMRLKLAAATKGDIKQLNSFCEACKGTPQPMNPPMFMKTTENIISNEVTPSVPLPRAVTVETGDDSVHYPSFSCADYESKGSSGGSGVCVICEDASSEAACVPCGHVAGCVSCLKEIKNKKCPICRASIDQVIKLYHV from the exons atggGGCAACAACAGCTTAAAGCCGAGATGCTATTTCAAAAAGTGAATCACAACGATGTCGAAAGTATCAAATCCCTTTGCCATGAAGGGGCAGGACTCGAG TGGGCTGATAAAGAAGGAAGAACGCCATTAATCTTAGCTTGTGCAGAAGCAGAGCTATATGATGTAGCAGAAACTCTTAAGGTTGCTAGGGCTAAAGGTTACAGCGATACTGTGCGCGCAATCGAG AGTCTCATCTGCTTGTTCTCTGGCTGGATGCGTGAACTTTATGGCCCCAGCTTTCTTGAATTATGTTCTCCTTATCAGCTTCTTTCAAGAAAAGT ATGGGTTGTTATCGTACCAACTGATTCTCGAAACCCTTTGAAGTTGGAGTTATTTGTGTATGCTAGTCTTCAG GATGCACAACCCATGATGGAGATTCCTTTGTGGAAAGCAAACTTGGAGGAGCTTGGATCAGATCAGTCTGATGCTTCAGTGATGATTGTTTGTAACTTATCAAAGCTCAAGAAGCAGAGAAAAAGGGGATACATTTCTCACGCTAGGCGTTGGGCTCAAGTCGATAGGC AAATGCGACTTAAGCTGGCAGCAGCAACCAAGGGCGACATAAAACAGCTGAACTCGTTTTGTGAGGCGTGTAAAGGAACTCCTCAG CCAATGAATCCTCCAATGTTTATGAAAACAACTGAAAATATCATTTCCAATGAGGTTACGCCATCAGTTCCTCTACCGAGAGCCGTAACGGTGGAAACAGGAGACGATTCTGTTCACTATCCATCATTCTCGTGTGCAGACTATGAGAGTAAAGGAAGTAGTGGAGGATCTGGAGTGTGTGTGATTTGTGAGGATGCGTCATCGGAAGCAGCATGTGTGCCATGCGGACATGTCGCTGGATGCGTTTCTTGCTTGAAAGAGatcaaaaacaagaaatgtCCTATATGTCGTGCCAGCATTGATCAGGTCATTAAGTTATATCATGtttga